One Bdellovibrio bacteriovorus str. Tiberius DNA segment encodes these proteins:
- a CDS encoding response regulator transcription factor encodes MRILVVEDQIKMANFLKKGLNEVGYAVDLAESGSAAESYMAQGDYDLVILDVMLPDQSGIDTARHIRRDGYEGPILMLTALSTTKDKVHGLDAGADDYLTKPYSFDELHARVRALLRRKAPSQGGAVSNILKYADLELDLIQRKARRSAQEISLTSKEFALLEYFMRNPERPLGRVSIAEHVWDIHFDSESNVIDVYINLLRKKIDVPFPKRLIHTVVGTGYVLKENL; translated from the coding sequence ATGCGGATTCTAGTCGTTGAAGATCAGATAAAGATGGCGAACTTTTTGAAAAAAGGCCTCAATGAGGTTGGCTATGCCGTGGACCTGGCTGAAAGCGGATCTGCCGCTGAATCTTACATGGCCCAAGGCGACTATGATCTGGTGATTCTGGACGTGATGCTGCCTGATCAAAGTGGTATTGATACCGCCCGCCACATCCGTCGTGACGGCTATGAAGGTCCGATCCTGATGCTAACGGCCCTGTCCACCACCAAGGACAAAGTTCATGGACTGGATGCCGGTGCTGATGACTATCTGACCAAGCCCTATTCTTTTGATGAACTGCACGCCCGCGTGCGCGCGCTGCTTCGCCGAAAGGCCCCGTCCCAAGGCGGTGCTGTCAGCAACATCCTGAAATATGCGGATCTGGAACTGGATCTGATCCAGCGCAAAGCCCGCAGAAGTGCGCAAGAAATCTCACTGACTTCCAAAGAGTTCGCTCTGCTTGAATACTTCATGCGAAATCCTGAGCGCCCGTTGGGCCGCGTTTCCATTGCCGAACATGTCTGGGACATTCACTTTGATTCTGAAAGCAACGTGATTGACGTCTATATCAATTTGCTGCGAAAGAAAATCGATGTCCCGTTCCCGAAACGTCTGATTCATACGGTGGTGGGTACAGGCTATGTTCTTAAAGAAAATCTATAA
- a CDS encoding LTA synthase family protein yields the protein MKNTRALWFNQSWLYLKRILIVNVAFLIIGSVWRWAFMATFGDARELSQLAPAVFKAFVLGFRFDSTVLFYVNAIPLLILLFLSFFTFWKGFESSLSKIYSRFTAFLVPYYTVMLFIVMFVTAVDFGFYSFYQDRINVLIFGYFEDDTVAITKTIWRNYPAVWIFLGLGLFTYLLWKGLKINFTQGREWLPWRAQKISYPVFVLFFFVLFVLNGIGARGSLALFPLSEMDTGISKSIFVNHLSFNGVRAFGRAVELKAQQISQWDSNLRHYGYGGNYRQAFADFYQISVDQVPADPLDLMKRQTPKNAWAEKNRPHVLLLVMESMGAYWFNYNNPEFNLLGDFKKHLNEDTYLTNFLSSTNATIGSLSCLMIGSPQRPIGEFLTESDYLQVPFRSSTARVFKSAGYKARFLYGGNPGWREVNKFAIKQGFDTVEGESEMAEALGGLKERHDWGVYDEELFDYVYKTLSESTQPQFMLTMTTTNHPPYQLPHSYQVPDLKTPDELKSRLIGDAALAEKRFKTYRYSSDQLAKFMTKLKNSPLKDKVIVAITGDHTFWIVNFTEQELLQKGSVPFYLYLPEPIRKKMDPETFGSQADIAPTLYNLALSEVPYSALGRDLFEKNGDFAVNAFNLIADRTGGVLTTSKPENDISLDWEGHYERLVRGENTEHKKQLAVKYKSLMSVLDYYFMKEKQDQKGPVDHADSSR from the coding sequence ATGAAAAACACTCGGGCACTTTGGTTCAATCAATCCTGGCTATACCTTAAGCGCATTCTGATCGTGAATGTCGCTTTTCTGATTATCGGTTCCGTCTGGCGCTGGGCATTTATGGCCACCTTCGGCGATGCCCGCGAACTGTCCCAGCTGGCACCCGCGGTTTTCAAAGCCTTCGTTCTGGGCTTCCGCTTTGACAGCACCGTCCTTTTTTACGTGAATGCCATTCCTTTGCTGATTCTGCTGTTCTTAAGCTTCTTCACTTTCTGGAAGGGTTTTGAATCTTCACTTTCAAAAATCTATTCCCGCTTCACCGCTTTCCTGGTTCCCTACTACACCGTGATGCTGTTTATCGTGATGTTTGTCACGGCCGTGGACTTTGGTTTTTACAGCTTCTATCAGGACCGCATCAACGTTCTGATTTTCGGATACTTTGAAGACGACACCGTCGCCATCACCAAAACAATCTGGCGCAACTATCCGGCCGTGTGGATTTTCCTGGGGCTGGGGCTTTTCACCTATCTTTTGTGGAAGGGTCTTAAGATCAACTTCACTCAAGGTCGTGAGTGGCTTCCGTGGCGCGCGCAAAAAATCTCTTACCCGGTGTTTGTGCTGTTCTTCTTCGTATTGTTTGTCTTAAACGGCATCGGAGCCCGCGGATCTTTGGCGCTGTTTCCACTGAGCGAAATGGACACCGGGATTTCCAAAAGCATCTTCGTGAATCATCTAAGCTTTAACGGTGTGCGCGCTTTCGGTCGCGCGGTGGAACTTAAGGCCCAGCAGATTTCCCAATGGGACAGCAATCTGCGCCACTATGGTTATGGCGGCAATTACCGTCAGGCCTTTGCGGATTTCTATCAGATCTCGGTGGATCAGGTGCCGGCCGACCCGCTGGATCTGATGAAGCGCCAGACACCGAAAAATGCGTGGGCAGAAAAGAACCGCCCCCATGTGCTGTTGCTGGTGATGGAATCGATGGGGGCTTACTGGTTTAACTATAACAACCCGGAATTCAATCTGCTGGGCGACTTCAAAAAACACCTGAACGAAGACACCTATCTGACAAACTTCCTGTCCAGCACCAACGCAACGATTGGCAGCCTTAGCTGTTTGATGATTGGCTCTCCGCAAAGACCTATTGGCGAGTTTTTGACGGAAAGTGATTACCTGCAGGTGCCGTTCCGTTCCAGCACCGCAAGAGTTTTCAAAAGTGCCGGCTACAAAGCCCGCTTCCTGTACGGTGGAAACCCCGGCTGGCGTGAAGTGAACAAGTTTGCGATCAAGCAGGGCTTTGACACCGTCGAGGGCGAAAGCGAAATGGCCGAGGCTCTTGGCGGACTTAAAGAACGCCACGACTGGGGCGTTTATGATGAAGAGCTGTTTGACTATGTCTATAAGACATTAAGCGAAAGCACCCAGCCCCAGTTCATGCTGACCATGACCACCACGAACCATCCGCCCTATCAGCTTCCGCACTCTTATCAGGTGCCGGATCTGAAAACCCCGGATGAACTAAAATCCCGTCTGATCGGTGACGCGGCTTTGGCGGAAAAGCGCTTTAAAACCTATCGCTATTCTTCTGATCAGCTGGCGAAGTTCATGACGAAACTTAAGAACTCGCCGTTGAAAGACAAGGTCATCGTCGCCATCACCGGAGATCACACCTTCTGGATTGTGAACTTCACCGAACAAGAGCTTTTGCAAAAAGGCTCGGTTCCTTTCTATCTTTACCTTCCAGAACCTATCCGCAAAAAAATGGATCCTGAGACCTTTGGCTCCCAGGCGGACATTGCGCCGACACTTTACAATCTGGCACTGTCGGAAGTTCCTTACTCGGCGCTGGGCCGTGATCTGTTTGAAAAGAACGGCGACTTTGCGGTGAATGCTTTCAACCTGATTGCTGATCGCACGGGCGGAGTTCTGACAACCAGCAAACCCGAAAATGACATCTCTTTGGACTGGGAAGGCCACTATGAGCGCCTGGTCCGTGGTGAAAACACCGAGCACAAAAAACAACTCGCCGTGAAATACAAATCCTTGATGAGTGTCCTGGATTATTATTTCATGAAAGAAAAGCAAGATCAGAAAGGGCCCGTGGATCATGCGGATTCTAGTCGTTGA
- a CDS encoding fibrinogen-like YCDxxxxGGGW domain-containing protein, which produces MKMRIALMIMMVPFVLGINTLSEGYRIPVGGSTRLYLPYVSSQGSCYIVTNNHASSDLFVPTKTSTEWTTFVGASKPAFIVATQCYPKSCKEIKDLMGSPADGLYTIDSDGTGANGSYSAYCDMTTDGGGWTRIFRHNIAGGYFASTTDAQSKNTGAPTGNLYSQLTKIPDFVTNGKYRFRQTWPGYSAYKNIWLQTTNPLNDVVVAGWVPIMATAITDRWGGLELGNGAHGPVNNNNSLLDGSVQYPDWWYAIGSTVAYGTPAGIPSAGAVLGTGAGVAEVNLWIKEDDTYTTYNSCKAILDAGASIGSGLYTINPGGGGAIPVYCDMTTDGGGWTRILNHNFSDGLFASTAEALSYNSGAPQAGRYSIMGRVGGFYRSGKLELRINWPGSGSSIRNWWTQTSNFTSQAIAGYTAVTVESTTNYWGGLEYNGAMTSALAEGSVGHSNWFYAVGMLASATYGTPSGIPASDAVTGAGSIGVPRVELWVK; this is translated from the coding sequence ATGAAAATGCGAATTGCCTTGATGATTATGATGGTGCCATTTGTGCTGGGAATAAACACTCTCAGTGAAGGCTATCGTATTCCGGTCGGGGGCTCGACACGGCTTTATCTGCCTTACGTTTCTTCGCAAGGGTCCTGTTACATTGTTACCAACAACCACGCCAGCAGTGATCTTTTTGTGCCCACAAAAACATCGACGGAATGGACCACGTTTGTCGGAGCCTCAAAGCCGGCGTTTATTGTCGCGACCCAGTGTTACCCAAAATCCTGCAAAGAGATCAAAGATCTGATGGGAAGCCCGGCGGACGGGCTTTACACGATTGATTCCGATGGTACCGGTGCAAATGGATCCTATTCAGCGTATTGTGACATGACGACTGATGGGGGTGGCTGGACACGGATCTTCCGCCACAATATTGCCGGTGGATATTTTGCCAGTACGACAGATGCTCAGTCGAAAAATACCGGTGCCCCGACGGGAAATCTTTACTCTCAACTAACGAAGATTCCTGATTTTGTGACGAACGGAAAGTATCGCTTCCGTCAGACCTGGCCGGGCTATTCAGCTTATAAGAATATCTGGCTGCAAACGACAAATCCTTTGAACGACGTTGTAGTTGCGGGCTGGGTGCCGATCATGGCAACGGCCATTACTGATCGTTGGGGTGGTTTGGAGTTGGGGAACGGGGCTCACGGTCCGGTGAACAATAATAACTCTTTGCTGGATGGTTCGGTACAGTATCCGGACTGGTGGTACGCGATCGGATCCACGGTTGCTTATGGAACGCCCGCAGGTATTCCTTCTGCGGGTGCAGTTCTGGGAACTGGTGCTGGCGTGGCGGAAGTGAATCTTTGGATCAAGGAAGATGACACATACACGACTTACAATTCCTGCAAAGCCATTCTGGATGCCGGGGCATCCATCGGATCAGGATTATACACAATCAACCCTGGTGGTGGCGGTGCGATTCCGGTTTACTGTGACATGACCACAGATGGTGGCGGCTGGACACGCATCCTGAATCACAATTTTTCCGATGGTCTGTTTGCCAGCACGGCAGAGGCACTCAGTTATAATTCAGGCGCACCTCAGGCGGGTCGTTATTCCATCATGGGACGCGTGGGTGGTTTCTATCGTTCGGGTAAACTGGAGCTTCGAATCAACTGGCCGGGTTCGGGCAGTTCAATTCGTAACTGGTGGACTCAGACCAGCAACTTCACTTCGCAGGCGATTGCTGGCTACACGGCAGTGACTGTGGAATCAACCACCAACTATTGGGGCGGTCTTGAATATAACGGGGCCATGACATCGGCGCTGGCTGAAGGCTCGGTCGGGCATTCGAACTGGTTCTATGCGGTGGGAATGCTGGCAAGTGCGACCTATGGAACTCCGTCGGGGATTCCGGCATCAGATGCGGTGACGGGCGCAGGCTCTATCGGTGTTCCGCGTGTGGAACTTTGGGTGAAATAA
- a CDS encoding sensor histidine kinase → MFLKKIYNFFQSFSIRLRLSLIFVLIFGATTVFFNMFLFQMMIDTLQQDFDDALFNYCVDVSDGIEIGIKGDLSFPPLRLDHGKILPFPLGTALIQVRHSSGAVLARVGNFGEFSPPYKKDFERIWKGEEATYRTIEHIRNIPSAEADSYRLISFPLDNAAKPQLMLQIAVPMTLMETQIQKRLTLLQLGIPFVLFVATLGGMFLSARALNPVNNIIKIAKEIKVTELSNRVPVPNANDEIKQLSLTLNEMLDRIQQAFQSQERFVADASHQLLTPLTIMRGEMELLQKTEQRDVDQFIKSALQEVDNLSSIVQEMLLLARVDAGIGALNLEDLNFDELVFEALTRVEKLAKSKDIKLKVTINNETGEEHKPIRGDNDLLTNLIVNIVENAIKYSPNQEVVSVTVNHGRETTELLVEDNGPGIPEEQLPFIFERFSRGSNMETRVKGFGLGLAIAQKIAILHNAKLSAQNHSGSGAKFGFEIKNI, encoded by the coding sequence ATGTTCTTAAAGAAAATCTATAATTTCTTTCAAAGTTTCAGCATTCGTCTGCGCCTGTCGCTGATCTTTGTGCTGATCTTTGGCGCTACCACCGTTTTCTTTAATATGTTCCTGTTCCAAATGATGATCGACACCCTTCAACAGGATTTCGACGATGCTTTATTCAATTACTGCGTCGACGTTTCCGACGGGATTGAAATCGGCATCAAGGGGGACCTCAGCTTCCCTCCCCTAAGACTGGATCACGGGAAAATCCTTCCGTTCCCGCTGGGAACAGCGCTGATTCAGGTGCGTCACAGTTCTGGCGCCGTGCTGGCGCGCGTGGGAAATTTCGGCGAGTTCAGCCCGCCCTACAAAAAAGACTTCGAACGCATCTGGAAGGGCGAAGAAGCCACCTATCGCACCATCGAACACATCCGCAATATTCCCTCGGCCGAGGCCGATTCGTACCGCCTGATTTCATTCCCGCTGGATAACGCCGCCAAGCCCCAGTTGATGCTGCAAATTGCCGTGCCAATGACCTTGATGGAAACCCAGATTCAAAAGCGTCTGACGCTGTTGCAACTGGGTATTCCGTTTGTTTTGTTCGTGGCAACCCTGGGCGGAATGTTCCTGTCGGCGCGCGCTTTGAACCCGGTGAATAATATCATTAAGATCGCCAAGGAAATCAAAGTCACCGAGCTTTCCAATCGCGTCCCCGTTCCCAATGCCAACGATGAAATCAAACAGCTGTCACTGACGCTGAATGAAATGCTGGATCGTATTCAGCAGGCCTTCCAGTCCCAGGAACGGTTCGTTGCGGATGCCTCGCACCAGTTGCTGACACCACTGACAATCATGCGCGGTGAAATGGAACTGCTGCAGAAAACTGAACAGCGCGATGTCGATCAATTTATCAAAAGTGCTTTGCAGGAAGTGGACAATCTTTCCAGTATCGTGCAGGAAATGCTTTTGTTGGCTCGTGTGGATGCGGGGATTGGCGCCTTGAATCTGGAAGATCTGAATTTTGACGAACTGGTTTTTGAAGCCCTGACTCGGGTTGAGAAACTGGCAAAATCAAAAGATATCAAACTGAAAGTCACAATTAATAATGAAACCGGCGAAGAACACAAACCTATTCGTGGCGACAACGACCTGCTGACGAATCTCATTGTGAACATCGTTGAAAATGCCATCAAGTATTCACCCAATCAGGAAGTGGTCTCTGTGACGGTCAATCATGGCCGCGAGACAACAGAGCTGCTGGTTGAAGACAATGGCCCGGGCATCCCGGAAGAACAACTGCCGTTCATCTTTGAACGCTTCTCACGCGGTTCCAATATGGAGACTCGTGTTAAAGGCTTTGGTCTAGGTTTAGCAATCGCGCAAAAAATCGCCATTCTTCACAATGCCAAGCTAAGTGCTCAGAATCATTCAGGGTCAGGTGCGAAGTTCGGGTTTGAAATTAAAAACATTTAA
- a CDS encoding fibrinogen-like YCDxxxxGGGW domain-containing protein: protein MKIIGKIILILAVSPLLVALNTQDTGHRVNRGTTKAINAHSVCKKVVNATADKDFFVPTKTAAEWTAFRAATLTNVSLTKCGSCLDILNNNGSEGDGIYYVDPTGSSPYPVYCDMTTDGGGWTRVFKHNIAGGYFADATDASSKNTTAPTADLYSILNKIDHFKTAGNKYQFRLTWPGEDLKNIWFQTTNPTADVVVAGYKTVFVQGYTNYWGGLELGNGAHGPAQTSAYIEGSVNHANWYYAVGAYVSWGTTPVGIPASEMLGTSHGVAEVNLWMKDDDTHAVYNSCKAILAAGASKGDGLYTIDIDGAGATAPYDVYCDMTTSGGGWTLVAYSNGAVTGTTPNDFFVNTYNLAAAGKHVMASQQASVNVEAFSIAVNTTDAMFVSPSYNGGAAIIDLAGGNWNYNSTKCAGNLRHTSRTAGCAGQTANDNYSASDAFNIAFNSGNEGIVPSYKATEVCYSGKGNACNFKFYLR from the coding sequence GTGAAGATCATTGGAAAGATCATTCTTATTCTAGCCGTGTCACCGTTGCTGGTGGCACTGAACACCCAGGACACCGGTCACCGGGTGAATCGTGGCACGACCAAGGCCATCAATGCTCATAGCGTCTGTAAGAAAGTGGTAAATGCCACGGCGGACAAGGACTTTTTTGTTCCCACTAAAACAGCTGCCGAATGGACGGCATTCCGTGCAGCCACCCTCACAAATGTCTCTTTGACTAAATGTGGATCCTGTTTGGATATTTTGAACAACAATGGTTCCGAAGGGGACGGCATTTATTACGTCGATCCCACGGGAAGTTCTCCGTATCCGGTTTACTGCGACATGACCACTGATGGTGGCGGATGGACTCGCGTGTTCAAACACAATATCGCAGGCGGGTATTTTGCCGATGCCACGGACGCCAGCAGTAAAAATACGACGGCTCCGACGGCGGACCTGTATTCTATTCTAAATAAAATCGATCATTTTAAAACTGCCGGGAACAAATACCAGTTCCGCCTGACCTGGCCTGGGGAAGACCTGAAAAACATCTGGTTCCAGACGACCAATCCCACTGCGGATGTGGTGGTGGCAGGATATAAAACAGTTTTTGTTCAGGGATATACCAACTATTGGGGTGGTCTTGAATTGGGTAACGGTGCCCACGGGCCGGCGCAGACGTCGGCTTATATCGAAGGTTCTGTCAATCATGCCAACTGGTATTATGCTGTGGGGGCGTATGTGTCCTGGGGCACGACACCGGTGGGTATTCCCGCGTCTGAAATGCTGGGAACCAGCCACGGTGTCGCCGAAGTGAATCTGTGGATGAAGGACGATGACACCCACGCGGTTTATAATTCCTGTAAGGCGATCCTGGCAGCCGGAGCCTCCAAGGGCGACGGACTGTATACGATTGACATTGATGGCGCCGGGGCCACTGCACCCTATGATGTTTACTGTGATATGACGACATCCGGTGGCGGATGGACGTTGGTGGCATATTCCAATGGTGCGGTGACTGGCACCACGCCGAATGATTTTTTTGTGAACACCTACAACCTGGCCGCGGCTGGTAAACACGTGATGGCGTCTCAGCAGGCGTCGGTGAATGTCGAGGCATTTTCAATTGCCGTGAACACGACGGATGCCATGTTTGTGTCTCCATCATACAATGGGGGCGCTGCGATCATTGATTTGGCCGGCGGAAACTGGAATTATAACAGCACCAAGTGTGCCGGGAACCTTCGTCACACCAGCCGGACGGCCGGCTGTGCGGGACAAACTGCCAATGACAATTACAGTGCTTCGGATGCCTTTAACATCGCCTTCAATTCAGGTAACGAAGGCATTGTGCCATCGTATAAAGCGACGGAAGTGTGTTACAGTGGCAAGGGTAACGCGTGTAATTTTAAATTCTATCTTCGCTAA